The proteins below are encoded in one region of Hemiscyllium ocellatum isolate sHemOce1 chromosome 27 unlocalized genomic scaffold, sHemOce1.pat.X.cur. SUPER_27_unloc_11, whole genome shotgun sequence:
- the LOC132807254 gene encoding zinc finger protein 16-like gives MAKPWKCGDCGKGFRSPSVLEIHRRVHTGERPFSCSECGKGFTQSSILLTHQRFHTGERPFTCPVCGKCFTQSSTLLTHQRVHTRERPFTCSICGKGFTDSSHLLTHQRVHTGERPFSCSVCGKSFTQLSNLLRHQRLHTGERPFTCCVCGKGFTDSSHLLTHQRVHTGESPFSCSVCGKSFTQSSNLLQHQQVHTGEWPFTCSVCGKGFARSSDLLTHQRVHTGERPFSCSVCGKSFTRSSTLLRYQRLHTGERPFTCSVCGKSFSHSSTLLRHQRLHTGERPFTCSVCGKGFTQSSHLFSHQQVHTGERPFTCPVCGRGFASSQHLLRHQRGHK, from the coding sequence ATGgcgaaaccgtggaagtgtggggattgcgggaaaggattcCGCTCCCCCTCCGtgctggagatccaccgccgtgtccacactggggagaggccgttcagctgctccgagtgcgggaagggcttcacccagtcgtctatcctgctgacccaccagcgtttccacaccggcgagcggcccttcacctgccccGTCTGCGGCAAgtgcttcacccagtcgtccaccctgctgacccaccagcgggttcacaccagggagcggcccttcacctgctccatctgcggcaagggcttcaccgactcctcccacctgctgacccaccagcgggtccacaccggggagaggccgttcagctgctcggtctgcggcaagagctttaCCCAGTTGTCcaacctgctgcggcaccagcggctccacaccggggagcggcccttcacctgctgcGTCTGTGGCAAGGGCTTCACCgactcctcccacctgctgacccaccagcgggtccacaccggggagagtccattcagctgctcggtctgcggcaagagctttacccagtcgtccaacctgctgcagcaccagcaggtccacaccggggagtggcccttcacctgctctgtctgcggcaagggcttcgcccgctcgtccgacctgctaacccaccagcgggtccacacgggggagcggccgttcagctgctcggtctgcggcaagagcttcacccgctcgtccaccctgctgcggtACCAGCGGCTTCACACCGGGGAGcgtcccttcacctgctccgtctgcggcaagagcttctctcactcgtccaccctgctgcggcaccagcggcttcacaccggggagcggcccttcacctgctccgtctgcggcaagggcttcacccagtcgtcccacCTGTTCTcacaccagcaggtccacaccggggagcggcccttcacctgccccGTCTGCGGGAGGGGCTTCGCTTCCTCTCAgcacctgctgcggcaccagcggggGCACAAGTGA